The proteins below are encoded in one region of Planctopirus limnophila DSM 3776:
- a CDS encoding ABC transporter permease, whose translation MFLLMTIKDLKLLLKDRRPLVTLLVLPMVFIAIVGMSTGQLLTGGDTRKAPRLAISNADTSEYGNMLVERYQSRPNLDVQIATNAGQAQSLVDLGRVDGALMIGPEFTAKVDELGLRDVLDPDHGQLSGGLSAIDLSLDLRPGLVDAEMFRAALLSDLLKVIAPIVGRRNALTRRFFIDSATTPEDVDNEAPSSTEAPTNETSPADATRKKVESTASGAVDSAIPTAAQPVVAKPKENAAANVYLILVPGFTVMFVFFVVNIMARSFLAERDRGTLDRLRIAPIPASGILIGKTLPFFLVSLTQVCLLFVAGKLFFQMSWGPDPVWLIPMMICTSLAATSLGLLLATIVQTDQQVAAYGTSLVILLASISGCFMPRDWLPPVMQTISLATPHAWSLIGFDVILTRRVVDTPVVLQSCAVLLGFSLAFFTAGYVRFRAMTQV comes from the coding sequence TTGTTCCTGCTGATGACCATCAAGGATCTGAAACTTCTTCTCAAAGATCGCCGGCCACTGGTGACGCTATTGGTGCTGCCAATGGTTTTCATTGCGATTGTGGGGATGTCCACAGGCCAGCTTCTCACGGGCGGAGATACTCGCAAGGCGCCGCGACTGGCGATTTCCAATGCCGATACCAGCGAGTATGGCAATATGCTGGTCGAGAGGTATCAGAGCCGTCCTAATCTCGATGTTCAGATTGCGACGAATGCGGGGCAAGCTCAAAGCCTCGTCGATCTGGGCCGGGTGGATGGAGCGTTGATGATTGGCCCGGAGTTCACTGCGAAAGTTGATGAACTGGGATTACGGGATGTGCTCGATCCCGATCATGGTCAGCTTTCGGGGGGATTAAGTGCCATTGATCTGTCGCTCGATTTGCGTCCCGGGCTGGTCGATGCCGAGATGTTCCGAGCGGCGCTGCTCTCGGATCTTCTCAAAGTCATTGCACCGATCGTGGGCCGCCGCAATGCCTTGACGCGTCGATTCTTCATTGACAGCGCCACGACTCCCGAGGATGTCGACAACGAGGCGCCATCTTCCACGGAAGCTCCTACTAACGAGACATCGCCTGCCGATGCCACACGTAAAAAAGTGGAATCGACTGCCAGTGGCGCTGTTGATTCAGCGATACCGACTGCGGCTCAACCAGTGGTTGCTAAGCCAAAGGAAAATGCCGCTGCCAATGTTTATCTGATTCTGGTGCCGGGCTTCACGGTGATGTTCGTTTTTTTCGTGGTCAATATCATGGCCCGTTCTTTTCTGGCGGAGCGCGACCGGGGGACATTGGACCGACTGCGGATTGCTCCGATTCCGGCATCGGGGATTCTGATTGGCAAGACGTTGCCATTCTTTCTGGTGTCGCTCACGCAGGTTTGTCTGTTGTTTGTGGCGGGTAAGTTGTTCTTTCAGATGTCGTGGGGCCCGGATCCTGTCTGGCTGATCCCGATGATGATCTGTACTTCACTGGCAGCGACATCACTGGGGTTGCTGCTGGCGACGATTGTGCAGACTGATCAGCAGGTGGCTGCCTATGGAACTTCACTCGTGATTCTGTTGGCCTCGATCAGTGGTTGTTTTATGCCGCGCGATTGGCTGCCACCTGTCATGCAGACGATCAGTCTCGCGACTCCGCATGCGTGGTCACTGATTGGATTCGATGTGATCCTGACTCGTCGAGTCGTTGATACCCCTGTGGTTTTGCAGAGTTGTGCCGTGCTTCTGGGTTTTTCGCTCGCGTTTTTCACGGCGGGATATGTTCGATTCCGCGCGATGACGCAAGTTTAA
- a CDS encoding HAD family hydrolase, with translation MTHRFLRDRSIRCVALDAFGTIITPGESIVTIYHRAGLQRGSTLSEVEVGSRFRMAYRSRQTGTQTSHGEEIRFWREVVANVFQELPPQKIDDCFDELWHKFADLGSWRLFPDVVPALDALKASGIKVLLASNFDDRLIEILRGFSLLDRFDELLISSQVGWRKPAAEFYRAVFEAAGTKSPSISPAQIFMVGDDYEHDVEAARRAGFSAIQICRDPAQVDLLPSQISSLTELFENS, from the coding sequence ATGACTCATCGATTTCTGAGAGACAGATCGATTCGTTGTGTGGCCTTGGATGCTTTTGGAACGATCATCACGCCCGGCGAATCGATTGTCACCATTTATCATCGAGCAGGTCTTCAAAGGGGAAGCACACTTTCGGAAGTCGAGGTCGGTTCGCGATTTCGAATGGCCTATCGATCCCGGCAGACAGGAACACAAACATCTCACGGTGAAGAGATCAGATTCTGGCGCGAAGTTGTGGCAAATGTTTTCCAGGAATTGCCACCACAAAAGATCGACGACTGCTTTGACGAGCTCTGGCATAAGTTTGCTGACCTGGGCTCCTGGCGACTCTTCCCGGATGTGGTTCCCGCACTCGATGCGTTGAAAGCCTCTGGGATCAAGGTTCTGCTGGCCAGTAATTTCGATGATCGACTGATCGAGATTCTCAGGGGGTTTTCGCTGCTTGATCGATTTGACGAACTCTTGATTTCGAGCCAGGTGGGTTGGCGAAAACCTGCAGCAGAATTTTATCGTGCCGTCTTTGAAGCCGCGGGAACGAAGAGCCCATCGATCAGCCCGGCACAAATTTTCATGGTGGGCGATGACTATGAGCATGATGTTGAAGCTGCCAGAAGAGCAGGATTCAGCGCCATCCAGATCTGCCGTGATCCTGCTCAGGTGGATCTCCTCCCCTCACAGATTTCTTCACTGACAGAGCTTTTTGAAAATTCCTGA
- a CDS encoding Gfo/Idh/MocA family protein produces the protein MSVQASSASIAGKPCRWGIMGAAAIARKNWQGLRWAENSRLIAVASRSLERSQSFIRECQGSVPQPHEVEALGSYEELLAHPEVDAVYIPLPTGVRKEWILRAIAAGKHVLSEKPVTVSVRDLREIVAAARKANLQFMDGVMFMHSARLEPMVAQIMDSERVGRVRRICSHFSFHAPESFFKENIRASDELEPLGCLGDLGWYNIRMTLCGLHGQMPHTARARCLQTTGNGVPTEFSAELDFEGGTTASFYCSFHTETQQWAHFSGEKGYVCLDDFVLPWFGTASRWSSHQAQVVAEGCFMRMENHERYHAVDEIATGGSTAQETNMFRTFSNNVLTNRLDSYWPEMALKTQLVLEACLLSARKDQPVPVEAY, from the coding sequence ATGTCCGTTCAAGCATCGTCGGCCTCGATTGCGGGCAAGCCCTGTCGCTGGGGGATCATGGGTGCTGCTGCCATTGCGCGAAAGAACTGGCAGGGGTTGCGCTGGGCCGAGAATTCGCGTTTAATCGCCGTCGCCAGCCGGAGCCTGGAACGCAGCCAGAGTTTTATTCGAGAGTGCCAGGGGAGTGTGCCTCAACCTCATGAGGTTGAGGCCCTGGGAAGCTATGAAGAATTGCTGGCACATCCCGAGGTGGATGCGGTTTACATTCCTTTGCCGACGGGAGTGCGGAAAGAGTGGATTCTTCGAGCGATTGCTGCGGGGAAGCATGTCTTATCAGAGAAGCCGGTGACAGTTTCCGTTCGTGATCTCCGGGAGATTGTGGCTGCTGCCCGAAAGGCAAACCTCCAGTTTATGGATGGGGTGATGTTCATGCACAGTGCCCGGCTGGAACCGATGGTGGCGCAGATCATGGATAGCGAGCGAGTGGGGCGTGTGCGGCGAATCTGCTCTCACTTTTCTTTCCATGCCCCGGAGAGTTTCTTCAAGGAGAATATTCGTGCCAGTGATGAGCTCGAACCACTGGGCTGCCTGGGTGATCTTGGCTGGTACAACATTCGTATGACACTTTGTGGTTTGCACGGTCAGATGCCGCATACGGCTCGCGCCCGATGTCTGCAAACAACCGGGAATGGCGTGCCGACCGAATTCTCGGCGGAACTTGATTTTGAGGGAGGCACAACCGCCAGTTTTTATTGTTCATTCCATACGGAAACCCAGCAGTGGGCCCACTTCAGTGGTGAGAAGGGATATGTCTGTCTGGATGATTTTGTGCTCCCCTGGTTTGGAACTGCCAGTCGGTGGTCATCTCATCAGGCACAGGTCGTGGCGGAAGGCTGCTTCATGCGGATGGAAAACCATGAGCGATATCATGCCGTCGATGAAATCGCGACAGGTGGGTCAACGGCGCAAGAGACGAATATGTTCCGCACTTTCTCGAACAACGTATTGACGAATAGGCTCGATAGTTACTGGCCAGAGATGGCCCTGAAGACGCAACTGGTTCTCGAAGCCTGCCTGCTCTCGGCCCGGAAAGATCAACCAGTTCCCGTCGAAGCCTACTAG
- the acs gene encoding acetate--CoA ligase: MTNSGSIQSTLQETRKFLPASEFSAQAHISSEEQYQSMWQKAKDDPAGFWGELSQELQWIKPWTEVISGEMPETRWFTGGQINACENCVDRHLTSWRRNKAAILWEGEPGDTRVLTYNDLHREVSKFANVLKKLGVNTGDRVTLYMPMIPELAIAMLACARIGATHSIIFGGFSADAVADRNNDAQAKIIVTADGGWRRGKEVPLKSAVDESLTKSHTVQKVVVVRRTGQQVHMQTDRDYWWHDLMSDVDPHCDVVPLDSEHPLFILYTSGSTGKPKGVMHTTAGYLLGTTMTSRWVFDLKEEDTYWCTADIGWITGHSYVVYGPLSNGSTVVMYEGAPNWPDEGRFWEIIEKYRVSIFYTAPTAIRAFIKWGDHWPQSRDLSSLRLLGSVGEPINPEAWMWYHRMIGQERCPIVDTWWQTETGAIMISPLPGISATKPGSCTRPLPGVVPEIVSKEGTPLEANEGGLLVMKQPWPSMLRTLYGDHERFKQTYFSTIEGAYFAGDGARRDADGDIWVMGRVDDVLNVSGHRLSTMEVESSLVAHPAVAEAAVVGFPHEIKGEGICCFVTLKTADSEGSDSLTADLIQHVRKQIGALATPDKIRYTAALPKTRSGKIMRRLLRDIAAGRESVQDTTTLEDLSILAKLRDSDDA, translated from the coding sequence ATGACGAACTCTGGCAGTATTCAAAGTACGCTCCAGGAAACGCGAAAGTTTCTGCCTGCGAGTGAATTCTCGGCACAGGCACACATTTCGAGTGAAGAGCAATATCAGTCGATGTGGCAGAAGGCCAAAGACGACCCAGCCGGTTTCTGGGGAGAGCTTTCACAGGAATTGCAGTGGATCAAACCGTGGACGGAAGTCATTTCGGGAGAAATGCCCGAAACACGCTGGTTCACGGGAGGGCAGATCAACGCCTGCGAAAACTGTGTTGATCGACATCTCACCAGTTGGCGGCGCAATAAGGCAGCGATTCTGTGGGAAGGCGAACCAGGCGACACGCGCGTGCTGACGTACAACGATCTGCACCGGGAAGTGAGCAAGTTCGCGAATGTGCTCAAAAAACTGGGTGTCAATACGGGTGATCGAGTCACGCTCTACATGCCCATGATTCCCGAACTGGCCATTGCGATGCTGGCCTGCGCCAGAATTGGCGCGACTCACTCGATTATCTTTGGTGGCTTCAGTGCCGATGCGGTCGCTGATCGAAACAACGATGCTCAAGCCAAAATTATCGTGACGGCAGATGGTGGCTGGCGGCGTGGCAAGGAAGTTCCACTGAAGTCGGCCGTTGACGAAAGTCTGACCAAGAGCCACACCGTGCAGAAGGTGGTGGTCGTCCGGCGGACGGGTCAGCAGGTTCATATGCAGACCGACCGCGACTACTGGTGGCATGATCTGATGAGTGATGTGGATCCGCATTGCGATGTGGTACCACTCGACAGTGAGCATCCGCTATTTATTCTGTATACCTCAGGCAGTACTGGCAAACCCAAAGGTGTAATGCATACGACAGCGGGTTATCTGCTGGGTACCACCATGACCAGCCGCTGGGTCTTTGACCTGAAGGAAGAAGACACTTACTGGTGTACTGCCGATATTGGCTGGATTACGGGGCATAGCTATGTGGTCTACGGGCCGCTCTCGAATGGCTCGACAGTCGTGATGTACGAAGGAGCTCCGAACTGGCCGGATGAGGGCCGCTTCTGGGAAATTATCGAGAAGTACCGAGTCAGTATCTTCTACACCGCACCCACTGCCATTCGAGCCTTTATCAAGTGGGGCGATCATTGGCCGCAAAGCCGGGATCTTTCGAGTTTGAGACTGCTGGGTTCGGTGGGTGAGCCCATCAATCCGGAAGCCTGGATGTGGTATCACCGCATGATAGGTCAGGAACGCTGCCCGATTGTCGATACCTGGTGGCAGACCGAAACCGGAGCGATCATGATCAGCCCGCTGCCAGGTATCTCGGCAACCAAACCCGGTAGCTGTACTCGACCGCTACCTGGTGTGGTGCCAGAGATTGTCAGTAAAGAGGGAACGCCACTGGAAGCCAACGAAGGTGGTCTGCTGGTGATGAAGCAACCGTGGCCCAGTATGCTGCGCACGCTCTATGGGGATCATGAGCGATTCAAGCAGACTTACTTCAGCACGATTGAAGGAGCTTACTTTGCCGGTGATGGGGCCCGACGTGATGCTGATGGCGACATCTGGGTGATGGGCCGAGTGGACGATGTGCTCAATGTTTCGGGGCATCGCTTGAGTACCATGGAAGTGGAAAGTTCACTGGTGGCTCATCCGGCAGTGGCTGAGGCGGCTGTCGTGGGCTTCCCGCATGAAATTAAAGGGGAAGGGATCTGCTGTTTTGTGACGTTGAAGACAGCTGATTCCGAGGGTTCAGACTCACTCACTGCAGATCTGATTCAGCATGTCCGCAAGCAGATTGGTGCTCTCGCGACACCTGACAAGATCCGCTACACGGCAGCACTTCCGAAAACTCGCAGTGGCAAGATCATGCGCAGGCTCCTGCGAGATATTGCGGCTGGGCGGGAGTCGGTTCAGGACACGACGACTCTGGAAGATCTCTCGATTCTCGCCAAGTTGCGTGATAGCGATGACGCGTGA
- a CDS encoding TadE/TadG family type IV pilus assembly protein — MQARSIQHNPSRWHHRSTSRRGALSVELSLTIPVLFAIFFGAVEVTRLNMLRHTIENAAYEGARQGIIPGATADSARNAALAALNAVDVRDAVVRVSPTVIVPSTSRVSVEIEVPVASNSWGTSSFVGLDNLTRSCTLTRELLAF, encoded by the coding sequence ATGCAGGCCAGATCCATCCAGCACAATCCTTCACGATGGCATCATCGATCCACTTCCCGCCGGGGTGCGCTATCGGTCGAACTTTCACTGACGATCCCGGTGCTGTTTGCGATCTTCTTCGGCGCTGTCGAAGTGACTCGTCTGAATATGCTCAGGCATACCATTGAAAATGCCGCCTACGAAGGGGCCCGGCAAGGAATCATTCCCGGCGCCACGGCAGATTCCGCACGAAATGCGGCTCTGGCAGCTTTGAATGCCGTCGATGTGCGGGATGCCGTCGTGCGCGTCTCCCCGACTGTCATCGTGCCATCCACGTCCCGGGTCTCGGTCGAAATCGAAGTCCCCGTCGCCAGTAACAGTTGGGGAACCTCCTCATTTGTGGGTCTCGACAACTTAACCCGCTCTTGCACACTCACCCGCGAACTTCTGGCTTTTTGA
- a CDS encoding vWA domain-containing protein — MPALQLGHQPHRQGAMLVLVAVVIVALLAMTMFTVDVAYMQLVRTELRAATDASAKAGMEALRRTQDTEAAIDAAIATAAANKVGGRSLTLTADQIEFGLAFRNVDNSVSFNAGQLPYTAVRVNSAMTESSAAGAVPLFFGSIFGTGQFEPTRSAVSASTEVEICFAIDRSHSMCFDLTGVDWSYPPGTPRNPDPVAFPPHPTLSRWASLSRAMQTFVSITASQEPKPRVAMVTWASKITQSNYEGKLTKTNSPEVFVDVPLTTNLADLNQAIKGRSEKVMLGATNMAAGIDEARKILNATKSTRPYAHRIIILMTDGLWNQGRNPLLAAQDAANEGIVIHSVSLLPRSGDITPQVSSTTGGVNYPATNSAALEAAFADIARTLPIVLTE, encoded by the coding sequence TTGCCTGCCTTGCAGCTCGGTCATCAACCACATCGCCAGGGGGCCATGCTGGTCCTGGTCGCCGTTGTGATTGTGGCACTTCTGGCCATGACGATGTTCACCGTCGATGTGGCCTACATGCAATTGGTGCGTACTGAACTCCGTGCTGCGACCGATGCCTCTGCCAAAGCCGGGATGGAAGCGCTGCGTCGTACTCAGGATACCGAAGCAGCCATTGACGCTGCCATTGCCACTGCTGCTGCTAACAAAGTCGGTGGACGATCTTTGACCCTCACTGCCGATCAGATCGAGTTTGGACTGGCTTTTCGAAATGTGGATAACTCCGTTTCATTCAATGCGGGGCAGTTGCCATATACTGCTGTCCGCGTGAACTCAGCGATGACTGAATCCTCTGCCGCCGGGGCTGTCCCCCTGTTTTTTGGCAGTATTTTCGGGACGGGCCAGTTCGAGCCGACTCGATCCGCCGTCTCAGCGAGTACTGAAGTTGAAATCTGCTTTGCGATCGACCGGTCACACTCAATGTGTTTCGACCTGACGGGTGTCGATTGGTCTTATCCTCCCGGGACTCCACGCAATCCAGATCCCGTCGCATTTCCTCCGCATCCCACACTCAGTCGCTGGGCCTCACTCTCTCGAGCCATGCAGACATTTGTGAGCATTACCGCTTCTCAGGAACCAAAACCGCGTGTGGCAATGGTGACCTGGGCCTCCAAAATCACTCAGTCGAACTACGAAGGCAAACTCACCAAAACCAACAGTCCGGAAGTTTTTGTTGATGTTCCTCTTACAACCAATCTGGCCGACCTCAATCAGGCCATCAAAGGGCGCTCGGAAAAGGTCATGCTCGGTGCCACCAATATGGCTGCCGGAATCGACGAAGCTCGCAAAATCCTCAATGCGACAAAAAGTACGCGCCCTTATGCTCATCGGATCATCATTCTCATGACCGATGGTCTCTGGAATCAGGGGCGTAATCCGCTACTGGCCGCACAGGATGCCGCTAACGAAGGAATTGTGATTCATTCCGTCAGTCTGTTGCCGCGAAGTGGAGATATCACACCACAGGTCTCCAGCACCACCGGTGGTGTCAATTACCCTGCTACCAACAGTGCCGCTCTCGAAGCCGCCTTCGCTGATATTGCTCGAACTTTGCCCATTGTTCTCACGGAATAA
- a CDS encoding TadE family protein — protein MKTRLRHSSGRRSSRLGAATVELAICLPIIILVVFGSIESANAIFLKTTLTQASYEAARTVTSTGGTMAAARARGEEVLASRNVSGATITFTPNVTANTPTGTLVTVEVSSPATSLSGIFDWFTRLSNIKASTSMVRT, from the coding sequence GTGAAGACGAGATTGCGCCATTCATCGGGGCGCCGCTCCAGCCGACTCGGCGCTGCCACGGTCGAATTGGCCATCTGCCTCCCCATCATCATTCTGGTGGTCTTCGGCTCGATTGAATCCGCCAACGCGATCTTTCTCAAAACCACACTCACACAAGCCAGTTATGAAGCGGCCCGCACCGTCACTTCAACAGGCGGCACCATGGCTGCGGCCCGCGCTCGCGGAGAAGAAGTTCTGGCGAGCCGCAATGTCTCCGGAGCCACAATCACCTTCACTCCCAACGTGACTGCCAACACGCCCACAGGGACACTCGTCACTGTGGAAGTCAGTTCGCCCGCCACGAGCCTTTCGGGAATCTTCGACTGGTTTACCCGTCTGTCAAACATCAAAGCCAGTACCTCGATGGTACGCACTTGA